From a region of the Tenggerimyces flavus genome:
- a CDS encoding carbohydrate ABC transporter permease, protein MTTTVETLQRKPVRQNAPSGAPVRATVARVVKFALLLFFVLVFLIPVYVLLATSFKPLAEADPSTAWMLPANWTFEAWKVAWEQLSPALWNSVKVAVPGSLISALLGSMNGFVLSKWRFPYADLVFTAFLFGMFIPYQAVMIPLVQLMGSINLIGGIPGLVFAHVVYGIPICTLIFRNYFVTIPDELIEAARVDGAGMLRTFFSVVLPNSAPAFAVVIIWQFTSMWNDFLFAVFLTGPDSWPTTVRLNNIAGSMVVPYSQQMAAAILASIPTLLVYILLGRFFMRGLMAGALKG, encoded by the coding sequence ATGACCACGACCGTCGAAACCCTGCAGCGCAAGCCCGTTCGGCAGAACGCGCCGTCCGGCGCGCCGGTGCGCGCCACCGTGGCACGGGTTGTCAAGTTCGCCTTGCTGCTGTTCTTCGTGCTGGTGTTCCTGATTCCGGTCTACGTGCTGCTCGCGACGAGCTTCAAGCCGCTGGCCGAGGCCGACCCGAGTACGGCGTGGATGCTGCCGGCGAACTGGACGTTCGAGGCCTGGAAGGTCGCGTGGGAGCAGCTGTCCCCGGCGTTGTGGAACTCGGTGAAGGTCGCCGTTCCAGGGTCGCTGATCTCCGCTCTGCTCGGCTCGATGAACGGCTTCGTGCTGTCGAAGTGGCGCTTCCCGTACGCCGACCTGGTGTTCACCGCGTTCCTGTTCGGCATGTTCATCCCGTACCAGGCGGTGATGATCCCGCTGGTGCAGCTGATGGGGTCGATCAACCTGATCGGCGGGATCCCGGGCCTGGTGTTCGCGCACGTGGTGTACGGCATCCCGATCTGTACGTTGATCTTCCGGAACTACTTCGTGACGATCCCGGACGAGCTGATCGAAGCCGCCCGCGTCGACGGCGCCGGGATGCTGCGGACGTTCTTCTCCGTCGTGTTGCCGAACTCCGCCCCGGCGTTCGCGGTCGTCATCATCTGGCAGTTCACCTCGATGTGGAACGACTTCCTGTTCGCGGTGTTCCTCACCGGCCCGGACTCGTGGCCGACGACCGTACGGCTGAACAACATCGCGGGCTCGATGGTCGTGCCGTACAGCCAACAGATGGCCGCGGCGATTCTCGCGTCCATACCGACGTTACTGGTCTACATCCTGCTCGGCCGCTTCTTCATGCGCGGCCTGATGGCTGGGGCTCTGAAGGGCTAG
- the dxs gene encoding 1-deoxy-D-xylulose-5-phosphate synthase: MSMLEKIRGPRDLDDLTERELVALAREIRDVLIETVSRTGGHLGPNLGMVEITLAMHRVFDSPHDRILFDVGHQAYVHKLLTGRYERFSELRQEGGLSGYPSRAESEHDLIENSHASAALSYADGLAKAYELRGEKRMVVTVIGDGALTGGMAWEALNNIAAAKNRPMVIIVNDNGRSYTRTVGGFAEHLNALRTNPKYERVLELVRASLTRTPLVGNPLFEVLHGLKRGLKDILAPQGLFEDLGMKYIGPVDGHDEAAIEHALELAKRFGGPVIVHCVTKKGYGYEVAERDEQDHLHQIRSDQTGTWTAAFSEALVELGAERSDLVAITAAMKDPTGLGPFATKFPERFFDVGIAEQHAVTSAAGLAMGGMHPVVAIYATFMNRAFDQLLMDVALHKCGVTFVLDRSGITGEDGASHNGMWDLSIFQVVPGLRIAAPRDGERLRELLREAVEVNDAPTMLRWSKGKAEAEIPAIDRVGGCDVLVRSGEHDVLLVAVGAMVPTCVEVASRLEGQGIGATVVDPRWIKPVDAELVELARKYRLVVSVEDNGRVGGAGAALGVALCDEGVDTPMHVVGIPQEFLSHAKRPKLMAQLGLGAQDVARDIVERVALLDDELLDPTPELETAPLQNESHP, encoded by the coding sequence ATGAGCATGCTCGAGAAGATCCGGGGACCGAGAGACCTTGACGATCTGACCGAGCGGGAGCTGGTCGCCTTGGCGCGCGAGATTCGCGACGTGCTGATCGAGACGGTTTCGCGTACGGGCGGTCACCTCGGGCCGAACCTGGGCATGGTGGAGATCACCCTTGCGATGCACCGCGTCTTCGACTCGCCGCACGACCGGATCCTCTTCGACGTCGGACACCAGGCCTACGTTCACAAACTGCTCACCGGCCGCTACGAACGCTTCAGCGAGCTTCGTCAGGAGGGTGGCCTGTCCGGCTACCCCAGCCGCGCCGAGTCCGAGCACGACCTGATCGAGAACTCGCACGCCTCGGCGGCGCTGTCGTACGCCGACGGGCTGGCCAAGGCGTACGAGCTGCGCGGCGAGAAGCGGATGGTCGTCACCGTGATCGGTGACGGCGCGCTCACGGGCGGTATGGCCTGGGAGGCGCTGAACAACATCGCCGCGGCCAAGAACCGGCCGATGGTGATCATCGTCAACGACAACGGCCGCTCCTACACGCGCACCGTAGGCGGCTTCGCCGAGCACCTGAACGCGCTGCGGACCAACCCGAAGTACGAACGTGTGCTCGAACTCGTCCGCGCCTCGCTGACGCGTACGCCGCTGGTCGGCAACCCGCTGTTCGAGGTGCTGCACGGCCTCAAGCGCGGGCTGAAGGACATCCTCGCGCCGCAGGGTCTGTTCGAGGACCTCGGCATGAAGTACATCGGCCCGGTCGACGGGCACGACGAGGCGGCGATCGAACACGCGCTCGAACTCGCGAAGCGGTTCGGCGGCCCGGTCATCGTGCACTGCGTGACGAAGAAGGGCTACGGGTACGAGGTCGCCGAGCGCGACGAGCAGGACCACCTGCACCAGATCCGCAGCGACCAGACCGGCACCTGGACGGCGGCGTTCAGCGAGGCGCTGGTGGAGCTCGGCGCCGAACGTTCCGATCTCGTCGCGATCACCGCGGCGATGAAGGACCCGACCGGGCTGGGTCCGTTCGCCACGAAGTTCCCCGAGCGGTTCTTCGACGTGGGCATCGCCGAGCAGCACGCGGTGACGTCGGCGGCGGGGCTCGCGATGGGCGGGATGCACCCGGTGGTGGCGATCTACGCGACGTTCATGAACCGCGCGTTCGACCAGCTGCTGATGGACGTGGCGCTGCACAAGTGCGGGGTGACGTTCGTGCTCGACCGTTCCGGCATCACCGGCGAGGACGGGGCCAGCCACAACGGCATGTGGGACCTGTCGATCTTCCAGGTCGTCCCCGGTCTGCGGATCGCCGCGCCGCGCGACGGTGAGCGCCTGCGTGAGCTGCTGCGCGAGGCGGTCGAGGTGAACGACGCGCCGACGATGCTGCGGTGGTCCAAGGGCAAGGCGGAGGCAGAGATCCCGGCGATCGACCGCGTCGGCGGCTGCGACGTGCTCGTCCGGTCGGGCGAGCACGACGTGCTGCTCGTCGCCGTCGGCGCGATGGTGCCGACCTGCGTCGAGGTCGCCTCGCGGCTGGAGGGCCAGGGGATCGGCGCGACCGTCGTCGACCCGCGCTGGATCAAGCCGGTGGACGCCGAGCTGGTGGAGCTCGCGCGCAAGTACCGCCTGGTCGTGTCCGTCGAGGACAACGGCCGCGTCGGCGGCGCCGGCGCCGCGCTCGGTGTCGCCCTCTGCGACGAGGGCGTCGACACGCCGATGCACGTGGTGGGTATCCCGCAGGAGTTCCTGTCGCACGCGAAGCGCCCCAAGCTGATGGCGCAGCTGGGACTGGGTGCGCAGGACGTGGCGCGCGACATCGTCGAACGGGTCGCGCTGCTGGACGACGAGCTGCTCGACCCGACGCCCGAGCTGGAGACGGCGCCGCTGCAGAACGAGTCGCATCCCTAG
- a CDS encoding ROK family transcriptional regulator: protein MTLKPGSQASLRAANIRRVLAAVRSRGVLSQAEIARVTGLSPASVSNIVRHLGEAGTVDVSPGVRGGRRAQEVRIRSEQGLVLGLDFGHRHIRVALADLRYTVLAERKRACNVGASGSDALDVAQSLVAEVLEEVGGTHRDVRAAGVGLPAPLPVDGRLASWPILPGWDSIDPRGDLGERLGVDVYADNDANLGARGELVFGAGRGIANLAYVKAATGLGAGLVVDGRIYHGYAGSAGEIGHLTIDETGPICSCGNRGCLETLVGGPFLLELIRHSHPHLRTVEDLVQAAVDGDGGCRRVLADAARHIGFVAANLCNVVNPERVVVGGDLAAAGEVLLEPLRAAMPRYAVISVAETPVVAAETGDRAEVLGALVLAAEQVDLLGEQAEERWDGVGTPAPTAVAQAGSALRQREDARWG, encoded by the coding sequence GTGACCCTCAAGCCCGGCTCCCAGGCATCGCTGCGTGCGGCGAACATCCGCCGGGTATTGGCCGCCGTGCGGTCCCGCGGCGTGCTCAGCCAGGCCGAGATCGCCCGCGTCACCGGGCTCTCACCAGCCTCCGTCTCCAACATCGTGAGACACCTCGGCGAGGCCGGCACGGTCGACGTGTCACCGGGCGTACGCGGCGGCCGCAGGGCCCAGGAGGTACGGATCCGCTCCGAGCAGGGCCTGGTCCTCGGTCTCGACTTCGGCCACCGCCACATCCGGGTCGCGCTCGCCGACCTCCGCTACACCGTGCTCGCCGAGCGCAAGCGCGCCTGCAACGTCGGCGCCTCCGGCAGCGACGCGCTCGACGTCGCGCAGTCCCTGGTCGCCGAGGTCCTCGAAGAGGTCGGCGGCACCCACCGCGACGTACGCGCCGCCGGCGTTGGCCTGCCCGCCCCCCTCCCGGTCGACGGAAGGCTCGCGTCCTGGCCGATCCTGCCGGGCTGGGACAGCATCGACCCGCGCGGCGACCTCGGCGAACGGCTCGGCGTGGACGTCTACGCCGACAACGACGCGAACCTCGGCGCGAGGGGTGAGCTGGTCTTCGGCGCGGGTCGCGGCATCGCGAACCTCGCGTACGTCAAGGCGGCCACCGGCCTCGGCGCCGGCCTCGTCGTCGACGGACGGATCTACCACGGGTACGCCGGCAGCGCGGGCGAGATAGGGCATCTCACGATCGACGAGACCGGCCCGATCTGCTCCTGCGGCAACCGCGGCTGCCTCGAGACGCTGGTCGGCGGCCCGTTCCTGCTCGAGCTGATCCGCCACAGCCACCCGCACCTGCGTACGGTCGAGGACCTGGTGCAAGCCGCGGTTGACGGCGACGGTGGCTGCCGCCGCGTGCTCGCCGACGCGGCCCGCCACATCGGCTTCGTCGCCGCGAACCTGTGCAACGTCGTCAACCCGGAGCGGGTCGTCGTCGGGGGAGACCTCGCCGCGGCCGGCGAGGTGTTGCTGGAGCCGCTGCGCGCCGCCATGCCGCGGTACGCGGTCATCTCCGTGGCGGAGACGCCGGTCGTCGCCGCCGAGACAGGAGACCGCGCCGAGGTGCTGGGCGCGCTCGTCCTGGCCGCTGAGCAGGTGGACCTGCTGGGCGAACAGGCGGAGGAACGTTGGGACGGCGTGGGGACCCCTGCGCCGACAGCGGTAGCGCAGGCTGGGTCAGCCCTGCGGCAAAGAGAGGACGCACGATGGGGATGA
- a CDS encoding ABC transporter substrate-binding protein, producing the protein MSKRLIGAVAAIGLLAVAGCGNGGDTNGSGSGDSGGGKSEVEVFSWWTGGGEAKGLEAMVKDFGKKQPDIAFKNAAVAGGSGTNAKAILESRLQSNDPPDSFQGHAGAELQDYIKAGRLEDLNSFYDEQGLRDTFPEQLVEQITFEGKIYSVPVNIHRSNVLWYNPAVLTEAGITAPATTVEEFITQLKTIKEKTGKIPISLGAQWTADHLLESVLLGDLGTDGYNALWAKGGDWASADVTKALDHFKQIVEMANTEAASTDWQAAAKNVVDGKAAYVIMGDWADGYFRELGKKPDVDYRWAASPGTDGTYMWLSDSFTLPKGAPHKDAAIEWLKECASKEGQDLFNPAKGSIPARKDADVSLYKDYLAWALEEWKSNDLAGSFWHGVTANNKWHTDIDTAVGLFLQSKDVGKFQTSLVDAAKNGGQV; encoded by the coding sequence ATGAGTAAACGCCTGATCGGCGCCGTCGCGGCGATCGGGTTGCTGGCCGTGGCCGGCTGTGGGAACGGAGGGGACACCAACGGCAGCGGCAGTGGCGACAGCGGAGGCGGCAAGTCCGAGGTCGAGGTGTTCTCCTGGTGGACCGGTGGCGGCGAGGCCAAGGGCCTCGAGGCCATGGTGAAGGACTTCGGCAAGAAGCAGCCCGACATCGCGTTCAAGAACGCCGCGGTCGCGGGTGGATCGGGAACGAACGCGAAGGCGATCCTGGAGAGCCGGCTGCAGTCCAACGACCCGCCGGACTCGTTCCAGGGCCACGCGGGCGCTGAGCTGCAGGACTACATCAAGGCCGGGCGCCTCGAGGACCTGAACTCGTTCTACGACGAGCAGGGCCTGCGCGACACGTTCCCGGAGCAGCTCGTCGAGCAGATCACGTTCGAGGGCAAGATCTACTCCGTCCCCGTGAACATCCACCGGTCGAACGTGCTCTGGTACAACCCGGCCGTGCTGACGGAGGCGGGCATCACCGCTCCCGCGACGACGGTCGAGGAGTTCATCACGCAGCTCAAGACCATCAAGGAGAAGACCGGCAAGATCCCGATCTCGCTGGGCGCGCAGTGGACCGCTGACCACCTGCTGGAGAGCGTGCTGCTCGGCGACCTCGGCACCGACGGCTACAACGCGCTGTGGGCCAAGGGCGGCGACTGGGCGAGCGCGGACGTGACGAAGGCCCTGGACCACTTCAAGCAGATCGTCGAGATGGCCAACACCGAGGCCGCGTCGACGGACTGGCAGGCCGCCGCGAAGAACGTCGTGGACGGCAAGGCCGCGTACGTCATCATGGGCGACTGGGCCGACGGCTACTTCCGCGAGCTCGGCAAGAAGCCGGACGTCGACTACAGGTGGGCCGCCTCGCCTGGTACGGACGGCACCTACATGTGGCTGTCCGACAGCTTCACGCTCCCGAAGGGTGCCCCGCACAAGGACGCCGCGATCGAGTGGCTGAAGGAGTGCGCGAGCAAGGAGGGCCAGGACCTGTTCAACCCGGCCAAGGGCTCGATCCCGGCGCGCAAGGACGCGGATGTCTCGCTGTACAAGGACTATCTGGCCTGGGCGCTCGAGGAGTGGAAGAGCAACGACCTGGCCGGCTCGTTCTGGCACGGTGTGACCGCGAACAACAAGTGGCACACCGACATCGACACCGCGGTCGGCCTGTTCCTGCAGAGCAAGGACGTCGGCAAGTTCCAGACGTCGTTGGTCGACGCCGCGAAGAACGGCGGACAGGTCTGA
- a CDS encoding carbohydrate ABC transporter permease, protein MRRLRNWLPGLLLISPSIILIAVFVYGLMGWNFQLAMTDKHSEVSEGNFVGLDNFVQLWGEERWNLSVRHLVLFTVVFVVGTLILGWFLALLMDKGIKGEGGFRAIYLFPMAISFIATGIVWRWLMNPAPPERAVGLNALFQDLGLGFLANEWWQDQQTGMAAMAIPAIWQMGGYVMALFLAGFRGVSEDIREAARVDGAAEWKVYWYVVLPQLRPVALSALIILGHISLKVFDLIVAMSGKQIITDVPAVYMWQMVFDAHDPAKGATIASYLLLFIAVFIIPYLIWTVRSERRG, encoded by the coding sequence GTGCGTCGGCTTCGCAACTGGCTGCCTGGCCTGCTGCTGATCTCACCGTCGATCATCCTGATCGCGGTCTTCGTGTACGGCCTGATGGGCTGGAACTTCCAGCTCGCGATGACCGACAAGCACTCCGAGGTGTCGGAGGGCAACTTCGTCGGGCTGGACAACTTCGTTCAGCTGTGGGGCGAGGAACGCTGGAACCTCTCGGTCAGACACCTCGTGCTGTTCACCGTGGTGTTCGTCGTCGGGACGTTGATCCTCGGCTGGTTCCTCGCGCTGCTCATGGACAAGGGCATCAAGGGCGAGGGCGGCTTCCGCGCGATCTACCTGTTCCCGATGGCGATCTCGTTCATCGCGACCGGCATCGTCTGGCGCTGGCTGATGAACCCCGCGCCACCAGAACGCGCGGTCGGGCTCAACGCGCTGTTCCAGGATCTCGGTCTCGGCTTCCTGGCGAACGAGTGGTGGCAGGACCAACAGACCGGCATGGCCGCCATGGCGATTCCGGCCATCTGGCAGATGGGCGGCTACGTCATGGCGCTGTTCCTCGCCGGTTTCCGGGGTGTGTCGGAGGACATCCGGGAAGCCGCGCGGGTCGACGGCGCCGCGGAGTGGAAGGTCTACTGGTACGTCGTTCTGCCGCAGCTGCGACCGGTCGCGCTGTCGGCGCTCATCATCCTCGGGCACATCTCGTTGAAGGTGTTCGACCTCATCGTCGCGATGTCCGGCAAGCAGATCATCACCGACGTTCCCGCCGTCTACATGTGGCAGATGGTGTTCGACGCGCACGATCCGGCGAAGGGCGCGACGATCGCGTCGTACCTGTTGCTGTTCATCGCCGTGTTCATCATCCCGTACCTCATCTGGACCGTTCGTAGTGAGAGGCGGGGCTGA